DNA from Fimbriimonadaceae bacterium:
TTCAGGCCGTGCAGGGTGGCCCGAATCCATCCAGTAAGACGGTGAAGATTTACAAGAGCAGCAGTCGAAAGGTCAGTTGGCGCGGGAAGGACAACGCCGGTTGGCTGAGTCTCTCTCCTACATCTGGTACTTTGGGAAGTTCCACGCAGGTGACGGTGTCCATCAATATCAGCGGGCTGGCTGCTGGAACCTATTCCGGAACGGTGACGATCACGACCAGCAGGGGAAGCACTGTGGCGATCCCCGTGACGCTCAAGCTCGCAGCTGCGACTTCTACAAGCACCACCGGCACGACGGCCGCTCTGGCGTGGAATGCCAATGCCGAAAGCGACTTAGCCGGATACAAAGTCTATTCCGGGACTTCTTCCGGTCGCTACGGGGCACCGGTTG
Protein-coding regions in this window:
- a CDS encoding fibronectin type III domain-containing protein, which encodes MKRGLRQYVSLPVGVLPRMLLILAVLLIGSEMMRSEAQALQASPTSLTFQAVQGGPNPSSKTVKIYKSSSRKVSWRGKDNAGWLSLSPTSGTLGSSTQVTVSINISGLAAGTYSGTVTITTSRGSTVAIPVTLKLAAATSTSTTGTTAALAWNANAESDLAGYKVYSGTSSGRYGAPVDVGKITSYQFSNLKLGTTYYFAVTAYDVNGNESLLSSEVSKSIY